Part of the Antechinus flavipes isolate AdamAnt ecotype Samford, QLD, Australia chromosome 2, AdamAnt_v2, whole genome shotgun sequence genome is shown below.
ACACTGAACTAGGTACAGAGCATACAAAGACCAAAAGGAATGAATTCCTTCCATCAAAGAACTTACATCTTATTGGAGGGAAATGATATGTATATAACACggtctttcttttctctgaaaggAATGAGAGTTATAATTTTAGACCAGTGATCAAAGTGAGAGAGACCTGATGAGTAGCTCGAATTATAGACTTTCAGACCTGGGAAAATATAGATTTGTAAGTGCTTCATTGATCCTCAGAATACAATCTGTCAGAgggaaaaagaattttagaacagagcatagaatgtcagaactggaagaaatccTAGGACAGAAAATACAAAGTTCTATAAATAGCTAatcaggaggaggaggggaagtagTAGGAGGAGGCAGAGGGAGACTAGGAAAGGGTGGAGAtgtgggaggagaaagaggaggaggagctaCCAGCGGTGGAAGAGAGTGGAAGGTGGGTACTGCGCTGAGCACGGAAATCTGAGACCGAGGCTGCCACAGCCTAAGCAGAtcaggggaagaaggaaggtttGAGGCCTCAACTGAAGTGGggcaggaaagagaagggagctGGGGCCCAGGCTGAGAGTATACACCTGCTGAAGATGGAGGTCATGGGAGGACAGGCCCCTGCTGGGGCTGGAGGTCTGGCAGCCGTAAACATGGGGCCCGAAGCCCTCATTTTAGCTGTGGCAGTGGCTGGAGCTGGAGGGGGGCCATCGCCTACGACGGCTGGGAGCGGATCGAGCCCTGAGGCCGATACGTGGACTTGGACGTGGACTTGGAAAGGGGAGTGGTCAGGGCAGGATATAGCACTAGGCCCTACTTTGGCCGCTCTGTTGCTTCTGTACGCCGCGTTGTGGGCTAGTGTGGTAGAGCTGAGATGGAGGGTCCTGGATCTGGCTCAGCAGCAGGAAGAGGAACCGGAcccagagacagggacagaggaaAGGGCAGAGACAAGGACAGAAGCAGAAGCAGGGGCGGAAGCAAAGCAGGTGCTGAAGAGGGAGTCCGAGCAAGAGCTCAAACATAAGGCGGAGGCAGTGCCCGAGAGGGAGACGGAGccagaagcagaggcagaggcagacgCAGACGAAGAGCTGGAGGAACTGCAGGAGCCTTCGGGTGCTTGGGACTCAAAGAAACCTACATCTTTATGTGAGATTGGGCCCCGGACCAATGTGCCTGTGCGGGGGATGAGCGCCCGCCCTGTGGGAGTAGCGGGTGTAGTGGTTGCTGTCCGCTCGGGTCTGGTGCTGAAACTGACGACATTGGACGCAAGAGCTGGGAGTTTGCTGCCGGCCCGCTCACAGCAAGTTATCCTAGACCAGGGAAGCATTCGCTCCCTGCGTCCTTTGGGACTGGACTTGGTCCACATGAACCACTGCTGGAACAATGGACG
Proteins encoded:
- the LOC127547970 gene encoding uncharacterized protein LOC127547970 encodes the protein MEVMGGQAPAGAGGLAAVNMGPEALILAVAVAGAGGGPSPTTAGSGSSPEADTWTWTWTWKGEWSGQDIALGPTLAALLLLYAALWASVVELRWRVLDLAQQQEEEPDPETGTEERAETRTEAEAGAEAKQVLKRESEQELKHKAEAVPERETEPEAEAEADADEELEELQEPSGAWDSKKPTSLCEIGPRTNVPVRGMSARPVGVAGVVVAVRSGLVLKLTTLDARAGSLLPARSQQVILDQGSIRSLRPLGLDLVHMNHCWNNGRFFPLLGAFQEHLLNLLEQEASRARTNILVLLDTKILKKIYHQVSNAYKMDGDPKMSGLSLQQLLEILLSCKKITTTYIKRNNIAITVEGEDACLFNSNAMYGVNLGLRGLESKEELATNKAIDGDHRDVFQPLSANTKQSRETEESKSERLFGTTSE